In the Alphaproteobacteria bacterium genome, AGAGCAACCTTCATGCGCCAAGATTCCGCACCGCCGCGCGGCGGGTCAAGCGCCTAGAGCCCTATTGTTTCTGGTTTGAATCAGAGTCGGGCTATGGCGTCTTATTTGAGCATGATCTTTTCCGACCTGCCTACGCCCGCCGAAGCATCCGTCCATGAGAGCGGGCCATGCTTAGGCTTCGCGCAGGCGGGAAACCGGTACCCATCCCCGATCGCTGTCGAGGACATGCTTTTCGGGATCATGCTCTAGGAGGCGCGCTTTGCCTGCTGCGCGACGATTTTGAGCGCTGGCGCCACGGCCGGCTCGGTTTTGCGCGGTGATGGCGGTGCAAACTGCAAGACGGCCGGGTCGGTCCATGCGGAAGCGGGCTTGGGCGGGCTGAACAGATATCCCTGCAGCTCGCAGTTGCCCTCCTGGCTCAGGAACGCGAACTGCTCGTAGGTTTCCACGCCCTCGACCGTGACATCGAGATCGAGTTCACGCGCCAGCACGAACATCGAGCGCACGATCGCCGAGGCGCGGCGGTGGCTCGGCAATTCCATGGTGAAGATGCGGTCGATCTTGAGCCGGTCGAAATTGAGCCGCCTCAGGTTGGCCATCGAGGTGTAGCCGGCGCCGAAATCGTCCATCGCCACCTGGATGCCGAGCGCACGCAGGCGCGAGAACATGCTGGCGGTCTGCTCGAAGTCCTTGATCAGGACGTCCTCGGTAACCTCCAGCTCGAGGCGGTGCGGATCGAGCCCGCTCTCCTTGATGATGTCGCGCACCTGATCGACCAGCTCGCTGTTGATCTGCAGCGGCGACACGTTCACCGACACGCGCACGTCGTGTGGCCACTGCTTGGCGGCGTCGATCGCGCGGCGCATGATCAGGTTGGTCAGCGGATTGATCAGGCCGTTTTCCTCCGCGATCCTGACGAATTCGGGCGGCGGGATCGCGCCCAGTTCGGGGTGGAACCAGCGGCCCAGCGTCTCGAAACCCACGACGCGCATGTCGCGCGCGCGGACCAGCGGCTGGAAAAAGGCCTGGATGTCGCCATTCTCGATTGCGCCGCGCAGCTGCTCGCTCAGCGCCATGCGGCGCTGGCGCTCGTTGCCGAGCTCCTCGGTGAAATGGCGGCAACGGCCGCGTCCTTCCGCCTTGGCGTGATAGAGCGCAAGGTCCGCGTTCTTGAGCAGGTCTTCGGCGTCTGTCGCATCGTCCGGATAGACCGCGACACCGATCGAGGCGCCCGAGACCAGAGATTTCTCTCCCACCTCGATCGGCCGATTCAGCAGGCGGCGAAGTTGCTGCCCGATCAGCCGCGCCTCCAGCGCATCGTTGACCTGGCAGAGCACGACGAACTCGTCGCCGCCAAGCCGCGCGATCACGGTGTCGGCGGGCATCTCGAATTTCAGCTTCTCGGCGACAATGCGCAGGATCTGGTCGCCGACCACGTGGCCGTGGATGTCGTTGATGTCCTTGAAGTGATCGAGATCGATCCAGAGCACCGCAAAGGCGGTGCCGTTAGCGGCCGCGCGCTCCACCGCCTCGTTGAGCCGCGCGCGCATCAGTTCGCGATTAGGCAGCGAGGTGAGGGGATCGTGATGGGCCAGGAACGAGACGCGCGCCTGCGTGTGCTTGCGCTCGCCGACGTCGCGGAATTCGAGCAGGCGCGCCGCGCCGTCGCTGTAGGAAATGGTGCGCGCGGCGATTTCCACCGCAATGGTCGCGCCGTCGCGATTGGTGATGTCGGTATCGAGCCGCAGCTCGCCTTCGCCGAGCAGGCGCTCGATGACGTCGGCGTCGGCGATGAACGAGGAGATCATCAGGTGTCCGACATCGTCGCGATCGATGCCGATCAGCCGGCAGAGGCTGGTATTCACCGCGACGGCCTGCATGCCGGTGCACACCGCGACGCCTTCGTCCAGCACGTCGAGCAGCGCATTGAGGCGGCGCGCTTCGTTCGCCGCGTCGCGCGATTGGCGCAGCAGCGTCGTCACCGCCGCCGCCACGGCGACCAGGAATGAGAGGGCAAGCCCGAGGCCGGCCACCAGGACAACGACGGGCACGGATTCGAGCCCCGCGGTCGCGGCGAACGCCTCAACCGGTAGAACCAGGGCTGCGCCGAAGGCAACCACGCCCACGCGCAACCACACGCCGAGGAAGGTCGGCGGGCGGCGCTCGGCGTTCTGCCTCAGCGGGGCCGGCGGTTTCACAAGGTCCTCGTATCGGCCGGTGTCGTCACATCCTGTCATCCTAGGCGCGGGAACGGCGAGGAAGTGTTACCCGGTGCGGGCCGAAAACCTGAAAAGCCGAAAAGGCTTAAGAGGCCCTGAAGATCAGCCGCCGGCACTCAGTCACAGGGTGTGGCCGACGCTAGGGCTACAACCGCAAGGTGACCGAAGGAGGGGTAGTCAGCCACCGCGGACAAGGGGGTTTACGCTTCCTTACCGGATTTTCCGTAGCGTGGCCGGTATCCATTGCAGAGTCTGAGAGGATGCCATGCCCATTGCGACGCGCCTGCTGCTGGCCATTCCGTTTGCCGTCATCGGTCTGAGCGCCCAGGCCGGAGACCTGTCCGTCGTCGGGACCGGCGACGGTATCGACCTCCTGCGTGCACTCGGCGCCGCCTACACCGCCGATCACCCCGATACGAACGTCATCGTTCCCCCCAGCATCGGTTCGGGCGGCGGCATCGCGGCTGTCAGCTCCAACAAGGAAGTGCTGGCGCGTGCAGCGCGCCCGCTCTCCGACTCCGAGAAGGAGGTCGGCCTGATCGCGACGCCGGTGTTCCGTCTGCCCTCGGCCTTCTTCGTGCATCGCTCGGCCGGGGTGGCGAGCCTCACCAGCGCGCAGCTTGCGGATGTCTACAGCGGCAAGGTCACGAACTGGAAGGATGTCGGCGGTCAGGATGTCCGCATCAAGGTCGTGCGGCGTGAGGATGCCGACTCCACCTTGCAGGTGCTGCGTCAGTCGATGCCGGGCTGGAAGAATCTTGCGATCACCGACAAATCGAAGACCGCCGTCACCACGCAGGACTGTATCGACACCGTCAAGGAAGTGCCGGGTGCGATCGGCTTCGGTCCGTTCACCAAGGCGCTCGAGATGGAACTCGCGGTGCTCAAGATCGACGGCCACTATCCGACCGACCTGAACTATCCGAGCGCCGTAACCCTGACGTTCGTGCACAAGGACTCGACGGTAACGCCTGACGCCAAGCAGTTCATCGCATATGCGAAGACCAGCAAGGCAAAGACCGTCCTCACCAGCATGGGCGGAGTTCCTGTGATCCAGTAGGGACTGCGTGCCGACAAGGACTCGCTTTTGCTGCGCCTCTCATCGCTCAGTACCCGGCTGATCATTGCCGTCGTCGCGACCGCGACGGCGGCTTTTGCGGCATCGTTCGGACTGACGATCGTCCGGCTCGATCAGGGCCTGGCGCGGCAAGCCGAGCAACTGAGCCGCCTTTCTGAGGAGAAGCTCTCCCAGCGGCTCGACGGCGAGGCCCGGCTTGCCGGCGCGCGCGTGGAGACGCTGTTCAACGCGGTCGGCTCGCGCCTTGAAAGCATCGCGCAGCGCGCTGACGTGGTGAAGGCGATCTCGTCGGCGAACGTGGTCGCGATCAGCGAACTGCTTGGACGCGCCGCGCAGGCGGCCGACATCGACGGCATTCTCGTCGTCGACACGCGGCTGCAGGTGTTCGGCGCTTACAGTGACAAGGTCGACATCGTCGGGGCGAACCGGGCGCTGCAGGACAGCCCGCTCGCCCAGGACATTCAGGCGATCGTCGCCGATAACGACCGCAAGAAGCCCCGCGTCGTGCGCCGCGCTATCGCGCTCGACGAAGAGGCAGCGGTCGCGCTCGGCGCGCGCGACAAAGCGCCGCTGGCCTTCGTCGTGGCCGAGCCGATCTTCGATGATTTTGGGGACGTCTTCGCCGCACTGGTAGCCCACCGCTCGCTGCGGCCGCAGGAAAGGGTCCTCGAAGAATTCTCGCGTCTCGAGGGTGCCGGGCTCGCCGTGATGGCCAGTGAGGGGTCGATTTCGACCGCGGGATTTGAGGGCCAGCCGGGCGGACTTTCCTCCACTCCGGATTCGAGCTTGTTGCACAGCACGGACGGCCGCTTCTGGTCGCGCTGCGAGCCGATTTTCGGGCTATGGCGCATCTGTGCGCTTGCCCCGGTTACGGAGCTTCACGCGCTGCGCAACGAGCTGGTCCGCATCGGCGAGATGGAAGGCCGATCGCTGGCTCTGTGGCTGATTGTCGCGGCCGTCACGTCGGTGGTGATCTTCGCCGGGATCATGCTGCTCCTGTCGCAGCGCATTACCCGGCCCCTGGTGCAGATCACCGAGGCCGTGCGCGCGGTTGCGCGCGGCGACTGGAAGTCCGAGGTGACGGGCACCAAGCGCCCGGACGAAGTCGGCGACATCGCGCGCGCCGTCATCGTGCTGCAGCGCTCGCTGCAGGAGCGCGACCGGCTGCGCTCCGACGTCGCGCATGCCGAAAGCGTCAAGAAACGCCGCGAGGCCCTGGAAGACGCGATCCGCCGCTTCGATCGCATCATGCGTTCGGTGCTGCTGAGCGTGTCCAACAGCGTCGAGACCATGGACGAGACCGCGCGCGAGCTTGCGCGCGTCTCGGCGGTCGCGGAAGGCGAGGCGGTCGAGGCTGCGTTCGTCTCCGAGAGCACCGTGTCGAACGTGTCGTCCGTGCGCTCGGCGACCGAGCGGTTGAGCGCGGCGATCTCGGAGACGGTCGACGGCATTCGTCAGACGGCCGACGTGATCGCGCTCTCGAGCACGGCGGCACAATCGGCCTCGGCAAGCGCCGAGGGGCTCGCCCGCACCGCCTCCGAGATCGATGCGATCATCCGCGCCGTTGCGGAGATTGCGGCGCAGACGAATGCGCTGGCGCTCAACGCCACCGTACAGGTCTCGCGCGCCGCAGGCGGCGGCAATTTCGCCGGCGTCGTCAGCGACATCAAGACGCTGGCGAGCCGCATCGCCGACACCAATGAGGACATCACGCGCCGCCTCTCGGCAATCCGCGGCGCAACCGGCGAGACGGTCGGGTCGGTGCGCGGCATCGTCCAGAAGCTCGACATCGTGCTGCATCAGACGCGGACGATTGCGCTTGCGATGGAACGGCAGGACGCGGTCACGCGCGAGATCGCCGAAAGCATGACGGCCGCGGCGAACGGCTCGATCAACGTGTCGTCGAGCGTCGAGCGG is a window encoding:
- a CDS encoding methyl-accepting chemotaxis protein, coding for MLRLSSLSTRLIIAVVATATAAFAASFGLTIVRLDQGLARQAEQLSRLSEEKLSQRLDGEARLAGARVETLFNAVGSRLESIAQRADVVKAISSANVVAISELLGRAAQAADIDGILVVDTRLQVFGAYSDKVDIVGANRALQDSPLAQDIQAIVADNDRKKPRVVRRAIALDEEAAVALGARDKAPLAFVVAEPIFDDFGDVFAALVAHRSLRPQERVLEEFSRLEGAGLAVMASEGSISTAGFEGQPGGLSSTPDSSLLHSTDGRFWSRCEPIFGLWRICALAPVTELHALRNELVRIGEMEGRSLALWLIVAAVTSVVIFAGIMLLLSQRITRPLVQITEAVRAVARGDWKSEVTGTKRPDEVGDIARAVIVLQRSLQERDRLRSDVAHAESVKKRREALEDAIRRFDRIMRSVLLSVSNSVETMDETARELARVSAVAEGEAVEAAFVSESTVSNVSSVRSATERLSAAISETVDGIRQTADVIALSSTAAQSASASAEGLARTASEIDAIIRAVAEIAAQTNALALNATVQVSRAAGGGNFAGVVSDIKTLASRIADTNEDITRRLSAIRGATGETVGSVRGIVQKLDIVLHQTRTIALAMERQDAVTREIAESMTAAANGSINVSSSVERLKATIEDARGASMKVVTKATDMADEAHRLDSTVKSFLREVTA
- a CDS encoding substrate-binding domain-containing protein; this encodes MPIATRLLLAIPFAVIGLSAQAGDLSVVGTGDGIDLLRALGAAYTADHPDTNVIVPPSIGSGGGIAAVSSNKEVLARAARPLSDSEKEVGLIATPVFRLPSAFFVHRSAGVASLTSAQLADVYSGKVTNWKDVGGQDVRIKVVRREDADSTLQVLRQSMPGWKNLAITDKSKTAVTTQDCIDTVKEVPGAIGFGPFTKALEMELAVLKIDGHYPTDLNYPSAVTLTFVHKDSTVTPDAKQFIAYAKTSKAKTVLTSMGGVPVIQ
- a CDS encoding EAL domain-containing protein — protein: MKPPAPLRQNAERRPPTFLGVWLRVGVVAFGAALVLPVEAFAATAGLESVPVVVLVAGLGLALSFLVAVAAAVTTLLRQSRDAANEARRLNALLDVLDEGVAVCTGMQAVAVNTSLCRLIGIDRDDVGHLMISSFIADADVIERLLGEGELRLDTDITNRDGATIAVEIAARTISYSDGAARLLEFRDVGERKHTQARVSFLAHHDPLTSLPNRELMRARLNEAVERAAANGTAFAVLWIDLDHFKDINDIHGHVVGDQILRIVAEKLKFEMPADTVIARLGGDEFVVLCQVNDALEARLIGQQLRRLLNRPIEVGEKSLVSGASIGVAVYPDDATDAEDLLKNADLALYHAKAEGRGRCRHFTEELGNERQRRMALSEQLRGAIENGDIQAFFQPLVRARDMRVVGFETLGRWFHPELGAIPPPEFVRIAEENGLINPLTNLIMRRAIDAAKQWPHDVRVSVNVSPLQINSELVDQVRDIIKESGLDPHRLELEVTEDVLIKDFEQTASMFSRLRALGIQVAMDDFGAGYTSMANLRRLNFDRLKIDRIFTMELPSHRRASAIVRSMFVLARELDLDVTVEGVETYEQFAFLSQEGNCELQGYLFSPPKPASAWTDPAVLQFAPPSPRKTEPAVAPALKIVAQQAKRAS